Proteins encoded in a region of the Pelmatolapia mariae isolate MD_Pm_ZW linkage group LG16_19, Pm_UMD_F_2, whole genome shotgun sequence genome:
- the LOC134646248 gene encoding thrombospondin-1-like, producing the protein MMLCGIFLLLMLWSCEGARLAESRDDNSVYDLFDLARVNKRHHGVSMVKGQDPYSPAYKVLNANLIPPVPDSSFRDLLDSIQTERGFLLLVNLKQFKKTRGSLLTVEKTDGSGPIFEIISNGKANTLDLVYSTVDQQQVVSIDEVDLATGQWKNITLFVQDDRAQLFVGCEEINDSELEVPIQKVLSQEVADTARLRIGKGALKDKFYGVLQNVRFVFGTTLDAILRNKGCQTGAAITDVMTLDNPVNGSSPAIRTDYTGHKAKDLQSVCGFSCEDIANMFNELKGLNVVVKQLSKDLQRVAEESRSIINYMDLHKGVCIHNGIKYQDRDEWTVDSCTECTCQNSATVCRKITCPLIPCANATVPDGECCPRCGTPSDYAEDGWSAWSEWTQCSVTCGRGIQQRGRSCDRINSKCEGTSVQTRDCYPQECDKRFKQDGAWSHWSPWSSCSVTCGEGVMTQIRLCNSPTPQMGGKDCEGEGRHTKVCRKSPCPINGGWGPWSPWDICSVTCGGGVQTRKRLCSDPAPKYGGKDCIGDASESQICNKQECPIDGCLSSPCFPGTKCTSFRDGSFKCGRCPSGYTGNGITCKDIDECKEVPDACHTHNGVHRCENTEPGYNCLPCPPRFSGPQPFGRGVAEATAKKQVCVPRNPCKDGSHDCHKNANCIYLGVFSDSMFRCECKPGYAGNGRICGEDSDLDGWPNTDLPCVENATYHCKKDNCPNLPNSGQEDHDKDGLGDECDHDDDNDGIPDDRDNCPRVYNPAQYDADRDDVGDRCDNCVFEANTDQTDTDNNGEGDACAVDIDGDGILNENDNCPYVYNVDQRDTDRDGVGDHCDNCPLEHNPDQIDSDSDRVGDKCDNNQDIDEDGHQNNLDNCPYIPNANQADHDKDGKGDACDHDDDNDGIPDDKDNCRLAFNPDQLDSDGDGRGDVCKDDFDQDNVLDIYDVCPENFAISETDFRRFQMVPLDPKGTSQIDPNWVVRHQGKELVQTVNCDPGIAVGYDEFSAVDFSGTFFINTDRDDDYAGFVFGYQSSSRFYTVMWKQITQTYWSNTPTRAQGYSGLSIKVVNSTTGPGEHLRNALWHTGDTPGQVRTLWHDPKNIGWKDFTAYRWHLTHRPKTGLIRVVMYEGKRIMADSGNIYDKTYAGGRLGLYVFSQEMVYFSDLKYECRDT; encoded by the exons ATGATGCTGTGTGGCATCTTTTTGCTCTTGATGCTTTGGAGTTGTGAGGGCGCACGGCTGGCAG AGAGTCGGGATGATAACAGTGTGTATGACTTATTTGATTTGGCCCGGGTAAATAAGAGACACCATGGCGTGAGTATGGTCAAAGGCCAAGACCCATACAGCCCCGCGTACAAGGTCCTGAACGCGAACCTGATCCCCCCCGTCCCCGACAGCTCCTTCAGGGACCTCCTCGACTCCATCCAAACAGAGCGGGGCTTCCTTCTCCTGGTCAACCTGAAGCAGTTCAAAAAAACCAGAGGCAGCCTTTTAACTGTTGAAAAAACCGACGGATCCGGGCCCATCTTCGAGATTATTTCCAACGGGAAGGCGAACACGCTGGATTTGGTGTACTCCACGGTTGACCAGCAGCAGGTCGTATCTATCGATGAGGTCGATTTGGCCACCGGGCAATGGAAGAACATCACCCTGTTCGTTCAGGATGACCGGGCGCAACTTTTCGTCGGCTGTGAAGAGATCAACGACTCAGAGTTGGAAGTGCCAATCCAGAAAGTGCTCTCCCAGGAGGTGGCAGACACAGCCAGACTCAGGATCGGAAAGGGAGCTCTAAAGGACAAATTTTAC GGAGTACTCCAGAATGTGCGCTTTGTCTTTGGTACAACTCTGGATGCCATACTGAGAAATAAAGGATGCCAAACTGGAG CTGCTATAACTGATGTCATGACCTTGGATAACCCAGTCAATGGCTCAAGCCCTGCCATTAGGACCGATTACACTGGTCACAAAGCCAAAG ATCTGCAGTCCGTCTGCGGCTTCTCCTGTGAAGACATTGCCAACATGTTTAATGAGCTCAAGGGACTCAATGTGGTTGTTAAACAGCTGTCAAAGGATCTCCAAAGAGTG GCTGAGGAAAGCAGATCCATAATAAATTATATGGATTTGCACAAAGGAGTTTGCATCCACAACGGCATCAAGTACCAGGACAGAGATGAATGGACCGTCGATAGCTGCACCGAGTGCACTTGCCAG AACTCTGCTACCGTGTGTCGCAAAATCACCTGCCCTCTGATCCCATGCGCTAATGCCACCGTGCCTGACGGAGAGTGCTGCCCTCGCTGTGGAACAC CAAGCGACTACGCAGAAGACGGCTGGTCCGCCTGGTCTGAGTGGACCCAGTGTTCTGTGACTTGCGGCCGTGGCATCCAGCAGCGTGGCCGCTCCTGCGACCGCATCAACAGCAAGTGTGAGGGCACCTCTGTGCAGACCCGTGACTGCTACCCACAAGAATGTGACAAACGCT TCAAGCAGGATGGAGCCTGGAGCCACTGGTCACCCTGGTCTTCCTGCTCTGTGACCTGCGGTGAGGGGGTCATGACTCAAATTCGCCTCTGCAACTCCCCCACGCCCCAGATGGGCGGCAAGGACTGCGAGGGAGAGGGACGTCACACCAAAGTCTGCAGGAAGTCGCCCTGTCCTA TCAATGGAGGCTGGGGACCTTGGTCACCTTGGGACATCTGCTCTGTTACCTGCGGTGGAGGGGTTCAGACCCGTAAACGTCTCTGCTCTGACCCTGCCCCCAAATATGGCGGAAAGGACTGTATCGGCGATGCTTCTGAATCTCAAATTTGCAACAAACAGGAGTGTCCTATTG ATGGCTGTCTCTCCAGCCCCTGCTTCCCAGGCACAAAGTGCACGAGCTTCCGAGACGGCTCATTCAAGTGTGGCAGGTGTCCATCCGGCTACACAGGGAACGGCATCACCTGCAAAGACATCGACGAATGCAAAGAGGTCCCCGATGCTTGCCATACTCATAACGGAGTCCACCGTTGCGAAAACACGGAGCCGGGTTACAACTGTCTTCCCTGTCCCCCGCGTTTCTCTGGTCCTCAGCCATTTGGAAGAGGTGTGGCAGAGGCAACTGCTAAAAAACAG GTTTGCGTTCCTCGCAACCCTTGCAAGGACGGAAGCCACGACTGCCATAAAAATGCAAACTGCATCTACTTGGGTGTCTTCTCCGACTCTATGTTCCGCTGTGAGTGCAAGCCAGGATATGCCGGGAATGGACGCATATGCGGAGAGGACAGCGACCTGGATGGATGGCCCAACACTGACCTGCCCTGTGTGGAAAATGCCACTTATCACTGCAAGAAG GATAACTGCCCCAACCTTCCCAACTCCGGCCAGGAAGATCATGACAAAGACGGCCTGGGTGATGAATGTGACCACGATGATGACAATGATGGGATCCCCGATGATAGG GACAACTGTCCAAGAGTGTACAACCCCGCCCAGTATGATGCAGATAGGGATGATGTTGGTGATCGCTGTGACAACTGTGTATTTGAAGCCAACACTGACCAAACAGACACTGACAACAACGGAGAGGGTGATGCCTGTGCTGTTGACATTGACGGTGATG GCATCCTGAATGAGAATGACAACTGCCCGTATGTCTACAACGTGGACCAGAGAGATACCGACAGGGACGGCGTTGGAGATCACTGCGATAACTGCCCTCTGGAGCACAATCCTGATCAG ATCGACTCTGACTCGGATCGCGTGGGAGACAAGTGCGACAACAACCAGGACATTGACGAGGACGGTCACCAGAACAACTTGGATAACTGCCCCTACATTCCGAATGCGAACCAGGCAGACCACGACAAGGATGGCAAGGGTGACGCCTGCGACCACGATGATGACAATGATGGCATTCCAGATGACAAAGACAACTGCAGACTGGCCTTTAACCCTGATCAGCTGGACTCTGATG GTGATGGACGTGGTGATGTGTGCAAAGATGATTTTGACCAAGATAATGTTTTGGACATCTATGATGTATGCCCGGAAAACTTTGCCATCAGTGAAACCGACTTCCGCAGATTCCAGATGGTTCCTCTGGACCCCAAGGGTACCTCCCAGATCGACCCCAACTGGGTTGTCCGGCATCAGGGCAAGGAGCTGGTCCAGACTGTCAACTGCGACCCTGGCATTGCTGTCG gtTATGATGAGTTCAGCGCGGTGGACTTCAGTGGAACGTTCTTCATCAACACGGACAGAGACGATGACTACGCTGGTTTCGTGTTTGGCTACCAATCCAGCTCGCGCTTCTACACAGTGATGTGGAAACAGATCACCCAGACGTACTGGTCCAACACACCCACAAGAGCTCAGGGCTACTCCGGCTTGTCAATCAAAGTAGTCAACTCCACCACAGGGCCCGGTGAGCACTTGAGGAACGCCCTGTGGCACACCGGAGACACCCCAGGACAG GTGCGCACTCTGTGGCACGACCCCAAGAATATTGGCTGGAAAGACTTCACTGCCTACAGGTGGCATTTGACCCACAGACCCAAGACTGGACTTATCAG agtGGTCATGTATGAAGGCAAGAGAATCATGGCTGACTCCGGAAACATCTACGACAAAACCTACGCCGGTGGGCGACTAGGCTTGTATGTCTTCTCTCAGGAGATGGTTTACTTCTCAGACCTCAAATATGAATGCAGAG ATACATAA